The Candidatus Nitrosotenuis cloacae genome contains a region encoding:
- the phaC gene encoding class III poly(R)-hydroxyalkanoic acid synthase subunit PhaC: MQRETIDPKLVEEFLNFTKNVVEAPKLVPAPNKISLESMPYDVVYEEDRLRLLHYRPIVETKTKIPIIISYAIINRFHILDIQPQKSWVRKLLENGIDVYMIDWGNPANIDKYLDFDDYVNTYMENCIDYVCKETGVRSVSLQGYCTGGTLATIYASLHPEKVKNLVVTAPVIDGWKDTTVVSNIAKHIDVDKIVDTIGNMPPEFMYYCFSILKPFEQGLEKYYKFFKNIHDKDFVDSFLRVEKWLSETPPIPGELFKQWIKDVYQENLLIQNKMYVGGKHIDLKKINMPVFIQIAVGDHLVSPECSMPLYYAIGSEDKTLRIYPTGHVGMIASSYSQKQILPELCQWLKER, translated from the coding sequence ATGCAGCGTGAGACGATAGACCCAAAGCTCGTCGAAGAGTTTTTGAACTTTACAAAGAACGTGGTGGAGGCGCCAAAGCTTGTACCCGCGCCAAACAAGATAAGCCTAGAGTCAATGCCATACGATGTAGTATACGAAGAAGACCGCCTACGTCTCTTGCATTACAGGCCCATAGTCGAAACAAAGACAAAGATTCCGATCATCATAAGTTATGCAATCATCAACAGATTCCACATATTGGACATTCAGCCACAGAAGAGCTGGGTCCGCAAGCTTCTGGAGAACGGCATTGACGTATACATGATAGACTGGGGCAACCCGGCCAACATAGACAAGTATCTTGACTTTGACGATTACGTAAACACATACATGGAAAACTGCATCGATTATGTCTGCAAGGAGACGGGAGTCAGGAGCGTCTCACTGCAGGGGTACTGCACCGGCGGCACACTAGCTACGATTTACGCCTCACTGCACCCAGAAAAAGTCAAGAATCTAGTCGTGACTGCGCCGGTAATCGACGGATGGAAGGACACAACAGTTGTGAGCAACATTGCAAAACACATCGACGTCGACAAGATTGTAGACACCATAGGCAACATGCCGCCAGAGTTCATGTATTACTGCTTTTCAATACTAAAGCCGTTCGAACAGGGACTGGAAAAATACTACAAGTTTTTCAAAAACATCCACGACAAGGACTTTGTCGATAGCTTTCTCAGAGTTGAAAAATGGCTGAGCGAGACACCGCCCATACCTGGGGAGCTGTTCAAGCAGTGGATAAAGGACGTATACCAGGAAAACCTCCTGATCCAAAACAAGATGTATGTCGGAGGCAAGCACATCGACCTCAAGAAGATAAACATGCCAGTATTCATCCAGATAGCAGTAGGCGACCACCTGGTGTCCCCAGAGTGCAGCATGCCACTATACTATGCCATCGGAAGTGAGGACAAGACTCTCAGAATATACCCAACAGGACACGTCGGAATGATTGCTAGTTCTTATTCACAAAAACAGATTCTTCCCGAGCTCTGCCAGTGGCTAAAAGAAAGATAG
- a CDS encoding peptidase codes for MVFITNVVPSYADVWIPEDEFAGYFDSAGIYNIVGAVKNTERYPVAPTVTVSVNENGKLVSFSQPLPTVFPDKDIPFKIRLDEVASKDAVLQKPVVTFEKVDAEWTPNVEVIYDKTLVKHKDGSTTGKIINHGNRTEYDLKVYAIINGDGHRIIDVGQSVEKIKEIAPGQVLNFTIYPDPSVASDVNYYSCFAIGDETVVPLYTMRNEKRFDFRYDSTASFVVEGFDETGTELSIYGINSFKVPAYVNFEFPKTSDGEKFTVLVDQKQVPFIQSVDEDGRWHVAFDVDGASQNDIVIKGFVNPSYTNLPGAVVDTQYWYVVLAVIPIAVGAYVYARSRKSRAG; via the coding sequence ATGGTGTTTATTACGAATGTGGTTCCGTCGTATGCGGATGTGTGGATTCCGGAGGACGAGTTTGCTGGCTATTTTGACTCTGCAGGGATTTACAACATTGTGGGCGCAGTAAAGAACACAGAACGGTACCCAGTCGCGCCCACCGTGACAGTGTCTGTGAATGAAAACGGCAAACTTGTATCGTTTAGCCAGCCTCTCCCTACGGTATTTCCTGACAAGGACATCCCGTTTAAGATCCGACTGGATGAAGTTGCATCAAAAGACGCCGTCCTGCAAAAGCCCGTCGTGACCTTTGAGAAAGTTGACGCAGAGTGGACGCCAAACGTTGAGGTAATCTACGACAAGACGCTTGTCAAGCACAAGGACGGTAGCACTACTGGAAAAATCATCAATCATGGAAATCGAACAGAGTACGACCTCAAGGTATATGCGATAATCAATGGTGACGGCCACAGGATAATTGATGTGGGCCAAAGCGTGGAAAAAATAAAAGAGATCGCACCGGGCCAGGTCCTGAACTTTACGATATACCCTGATCCGTCGGTTGCATCTGATGTCAACTATTACAGCTGCTTTGCCATAGGCGATGAGACGGTGGTACCGCTGTACACCATGCGCAATGAGAAGAGGTTTGATTTTCGGTACGACTCTACTGCCTCATTTGTGGTTGAGGGCTTTGATGAGACTGGAACGGAGCTGTCCATTTACGGGATAAACTCGTTCAAGGTTCCAGCGTACGTCAACTTTGAGTTCCCAAAGACGTCCGATGGCGAAAAGTTCACCGTATTGGTGGACCAAAAACAGGTTCCGTTCATCCAAAGCGTCGACGAGGACGGGCGGTGGCACGTGGCATTTGACGTGGACGGAGCATCGCAAAATGATATTGTCATCAAGGGATTTGTAAACCCGTCATACACAAATCTTCCCGGCGCTGTTGTCGACACGCAGTACTGGTATGTAGTGCTGGCTGTGATTCCAATCGCTGTGGGTGCGTACGTGTATGCACGCAGCCGGAAGTCCAGGGCAGGCTAG
- a CDS encoding sensor histidine kinase, protein MKKIRTESEHGLEKLVHIGELTSRITHDMRNPLTVIINYSMMIRKNSKNKIDSKSLDQLKLIEEEARKMHHQIEDILNYVKLPPLQLQPYFLHDILKKVIERVHTADVEIHLPKNNPQIICDIDKLEIVFVNLITNAVEATKGDGTINISTKDEKEHIVIEFEDSGPGISDENVAKIFEPLFTTKVNGTGLGLASCKNIIERHRGTISFHNNPTRFTIRLPK, encoded by the coding sequence ATGAAAAAAATACGAACAGAGTCGGAACACGGGCTGGAAAAACTCGTCCACATAGGAGAGCTCACATCCAGAATCACCCACGACATGAGGAATCCGCTCACAGTCATAATCAATTACTCCATGATGATAAGAAAGAACTCTAAAAACAAAATCGACTCCAAGTCGCTTGATCAACTAAAGCTGATTGAGGAGGAGGCGCGAAAGATGCACCACCAAATCGAGGACATACTAAATTACGTAAAGCTGCCACCGTTGCAGTTGCAGCCGTACTTTCTGCACGACATCCTCAAAAAGGTAATAGAGCGAGTACACACTGCCGACGTCGAGATACACCTTCCAAAGAACAATCCGCAGATAATCTGCGACATAGACAAGCTCGAGATTGTCTTTGTCAACTTGATAACAAACGCAGTTGAGGCGACAAAGGGCGACGGCACGATAAACATCTCAACCAAGGACGAAAAGGAGCACATCGTAATAGAGTTCGAGGACTCTGGGCCCGGGATATCAGACGAGAACGTGGCCAAGATCTTTGAGCCACTGTTTACAACCAAGGTCAACGGCACCGGCCTCGGCCTTGCTAGCTGTAAAAACATCATAGAGCGACACCGGGGCACGATATCATTTCACAACAACCCGACAAGATTTACAATCAGGCTGCCAAAGTGA
- a CDS encoding DUF6659 family protein has product MDKDALCSDVRKLDPAIRFVGLINDKGRLVAGGMAEGKKTLEDTKKDEMLYMELALRVKMRQEFDSELGPVRFAMSYRDKVLVISFPIKKEVLLVSAEKDLNFAKFPFLVLKLIEEYAK; this is encoded by the coding sequence ATGGACAAGGACGCACTGTGCAGCGACGTCAGAAAACTTGACCCGGCCATCCGTTTTGTGGGACTGATTAACGACAAAGGCCGCCTGGTGGCAGGTGGTATGGCAGAGGGAAAAAAGACCTTGGAGGACACCAAGAAGGACGAGATGCTGTACATGGAACTGGCACTTCGAGTGAAAATGCGTCAAGAGTTTGACTCTGAACTGGGCCCTGTGAGATTTGCCATGTCGTACAGGGACAAGGTGCTTGTGATCAGCTTTCCGATAAAAAAAGAGGTACTGCTTGTCTCTGCGGAGAAGGACCTGAACTTTGCCAAGTTTCCGTTTTTGGTATTAAAACTGATAGAAGAGTATGCAAAGTAA
- a CDS encoding poly(R)-hydroxyalkanoic acid synthase subunit PhaE, translated as MSQDVKQPLDNFKHVSMFWSDLIHLMSGKPVALTSVGPMRTWTNDMKKITDEMIESQKDLAEFNERLTEYYKQLFDTWVEAQRKVDSKVPSLPQDSEHMEAYKRIWIDIFENDFTGLFDSERFGKNYGSMVSAELELTKHWENIQNVLLHSMRLPTRKEIDDVYKELHELRKRVKKLERKEAERNAA; from the coding sequence ATGTCACAAGACGTCAAGCAACCGCTCGACAATTTCAAACACGTCTCGATGTTCTGGTCCGACCTGATACACCTAATGTCAGGCAAGCCGGTAGCGCTGACATCTGTCGGCCCCATGAGGACGTGGACAAACGACATGAAAAAGATAACAGACGAGATGATAGAGTCCCAAAAAGACCTAGCGGAGTTTAACGAACGACTAACCGAATACTATAAGCAGCTTTTTGACACATGGGTGGAGGCACAAAGAAAGGTCGACTCCAAGGTGCCAAGCCTTCCACAGGATTCCGAGCACATGGAGGCATACAAGAGGATCTGGATAGACATATTTGAGAACGACTTTACCGGACTGTTTGATTCTGAAAGATTTGGCAAAAACTACGGAAGCATGGTCTCAGCAGAGCTGGAGCTTACAAAACACTGGGAAAACATACAGAATGTGCTGCTGCATTCCATGAGACTGCCCACCAGAAAGGAGATCGATGATGTATACAAGGAGCTGCACGAACTAAGAAAGCGGGTAAAAAAACTGGAAAGAAAGGAGGCCGAAAGAAATGCAGCGTGA